A stretch of Kaistella flava (ex Peng et al. 2021) DNA encodes these proteins:
- a CDS encoding cation diffusion facilitator family transporter, with protein MSEIKNSPKTNFTFQRNVAIVGIILFLGKLLAWHFTNSDAVFSDAMESIVNIIAAFMGLYSLYLAAKPKDVDHPYGHGKVEFVTSGVEGALIIFAGVIIIVQSVNSLLQGNIPKQLDWGIWIVAATAVINYLMGHISTKKGIQENSLVLQSSGKHLKSDTFTTIGVVVSLILVQLTKLYWIDAVVALLFGSYIMFVGYKIIRKSLSGIMDEADLGMLQEIAKLLNENRKRQWMDVHNMRIQQHGSGLHIDAHLTLPWYYELRKAHNEMEEVYKLIAQNTDRTIEFNFHLDDCKPTSCEICELWECPVRQRPFVKKIEWNAKTIAQEGKHSVDD; from the coding sequence ATGTCCGAAATTAAAAATAGTCCCAAAACCAACTTCACTTTCCAAAGAAATGTCGCTATCGTTGGTATTATTCTTTTCTTAGGGAAATTATTGGCGTGGCATTTCACCAACTCAGATGCCGTCTTTTCTGACGCTATGGAAAGTATCGTGAATATCATCGCCGCTTTCATGGGATTATATTCTCTTTATCTGGCTGCAAAGCCGAAAGATGTCGATCATCCTTACGGACACGGAAAGGTCGAATTTGTAACTTCTGGTGTAGAAGGTGCCTTGATTATTTTCGCGGGCGTAATTATCATTGTTCAATCCGTTAACTCACTTTTACAAGGGAATATTCCGAAGCAATTGGATTGGGGAATTTGGATCGTCGCTGCAACTGCGGTTATCAATTATTTAATGGGACACATTTCTACCAAGAAAGGTATTCAAGAAAATTCTCTTGTTTTGCAAAGTTCTGGTAAACATTTAAAAAGCGACACTTTTACTACGATCGGAGTTGTCGTAAGTTTAATATTAGTTCAACTCACTAAATTATATTGGATCGACGCTGTAGTCGCCCTACTCTTTGGTAGCTACATCATGTTTGTTGGTTACAAAATTATTCGAAAATCGTTAAGTGGAATAATGGACGAAGCCGATTTAGGAATGCTTCAAGAAATAGCAAAACTCCTGAACGAGAACAGAAAACGCCAATGGATGGATGTTCACAATATGCGAATTCAGCAACATGGCAGCGGACTTCATATCGACGCCCATTTAACTTTACCTTGGTATTACGAACTACGGAAAGCCCACAATGAAATGGAAGAGGTCTATAAACTTATTGCTCAAAATACCGATAGAACGATTGAGTTCAATTTTCATTTAGATGACTGCAAACCTACTTCTTGCGAAATTTGTGAATTATGGGAATGTCCGGTAAGACAAAGACCATTCGTTAAAAAAATAGAATGGAACGCGAAAACTATCGCTCAGGAAGGAAAACATTCTGTTGATGATTAA
- a CDS encoding aspartate-semialdehyde dehydrogenase, translated as MKIAVVGATGMVGQIMLKVLEERNFPVTELIPVASEKSIGKKITFKGNEFEIVSMQDALDRKPEIAMFSAGGTTSLEFAPKFAAVGTTVIDNSSAWRMEVDKKLIVPEINANVLTKEDKIIANPNCSTIQLVMVLHPLNQKYDVKRVIVSTYQSVTGTGKNAVDQLNAEVVGNKEVAKVYPYEIFKNALPQCDVFDEDDYTKEEIKLMTEPKKILGDDTFNITATAVRVPVQGGHSESVNIEFENNFDLEEVKALLAETPGVIVLDDVKNNIYPMPLYSEGKDEVFVGRIRRDVSQPKTLNLWIVADNLRKGAATNAVQIAEYLYQNKLV; from the coding sequence ATGAAAATAGCAGTAGTAGGCGCTACCGGAATGGTGGGACAAATTATGTTAAAGGTTCTGGAAGAAAGAAATTTTCCAGTTACCGAATTAATTCCTGTCGCATCCGAAAAATCAATCGGTAAAAAGATCACCTTTAAAGGAAATGAATTCGAAATTGTTTCGATGCAAGATGCTTTAGACCGAAAGCCTGAAATCGCTATGTTTTCTGCAGGAGGAACAACCTCATTAGAATTTGCTCCAAAATTTGCAGCCGTTGGGACAACAGTTATTGATAATTCTTCAGCTTGGAGAATGGAAGTGGATAAGAAATTAATCGTTCCAGAAATCAATGCCAATGTTTTAACTAAAGAAGATAAAATCATTGCAAACCCAAACTGTTCAACCATTCAATTGGTGATGGTGTTGCATCCTTTAAATCAGAAATACGATGTTAAAAGGGTCATCGTTTCAACTTATCAATCAGTAACAGGAACGGGTAAAAATGCAGTCGATCAGTTGAATGCTGAAGTTGTCGGAAACAAGGAAGTTGCAAAAGTTTATCCTTACGAAATCTTTAAAAATGCGTTGCCACAATGTGATGTTTTCGATGAAGATGATTACACCAAAGAAGAAATCAAATTGATGACCGAGCCTAAGAAAATTTTGGGCGACGACACTTTTAATATTACTGCAACAGCAGTTCGTGTGCCTGTTCAAGGTGGACATTCTGAAAGTGTGAACATCGAATTTGAAAATAATTTCGATTTGGAGGAAGTAAAAGCACTTCTTGCAGAAACTCCAGGCGTTATTGTTTTAGATGATGTCAAAAACAACATCTATCCAATGCCTTTATATTCAGAAGGAAAAGATGAAGTTTTTGTCGGGAGAATCAGAAGAGACGTTTCACAACCAAAAACATTAAATCTTTGGATTGTCGCAGATAACCTCCGAAAAGGAGCCGCAACCAACGCGGTACAGATCGCAGAATATCTCTACCAAAACAAATTAGTCTAA